A region from the Panicum hallii strain FIL2 chromosome 1, PHallii_v3.1, whole genome shotgun sequence genome encodes:
- the LOC112893235 gene encoding sufE-like protein 1, chloroplastic/mitochondrial: MASAASTAAAGAPLRLLSSSSARLSKPLLPRPHCLTLCSPISFQRLTARSAASPSPSSSTTSSSPSGSGSVDPSQLPPALRDIVGLFQSVPDARTRYKQLLAYAARLPPMDPALKTDSNRVRGCVSQVWVHAEPQEGDGGGLSVRFHADSDAQLTKGLAALLVLGLSGAPAADVAKVPVEFIELLGIRQSLSPSRNSGLLNMLNLMKRKALEIAADAGGDSTTSQQSAQEVAEPRAEGMENKGSEFAAFGAQEDEKLVADMPSQEEQLEEVPDNFVEGNGSSLGGGRKERIRESLERALSPVELEIEDISHLHKGHAGVAGSNGETHFNVRVVSKEFEGKSLLKRHRAVYDLLQDELKAGLHALSIDAKTPSEV; the protein is encoded by the coding sequence ATGGCCTCCGccgccagcaccgccgccgccggggccccGCTGCGcctcctctcctcttcctccgccCGTCTCTCAAAGCCCCTCCTTCCCCGCCCCCACTGCCTCACCCTCTGCTCCCCCATCTCCTTCCAGCGCCTCACGGCCCGGTCCGCCGCCTCCCCGTCCCCGTCCTCCTCCACCACTTCCTCCTCCCCATCCGGCTCTGGCTCCGTTGACCCGTCGCAGCTTCCCCCAGCGCTCCGCGACATCGTCGGCCTCTTCCAGTCCGTCCCCGACGCGCGCACCCGGTACAAGCAACTCCTCGCCTACGCCGCGCGGCTGCCGCCGATGGACCCGGCGCTCAAGACCGACTCCAACCGCGTCCGGGGGTGCGTCTCCCAGGTCTGGGTCCACGCCGAGCCGCAggagggcgacggcggcggcctcaGCGTCAGGTTCCATGCCGACTCCGACGCGCAGCTCACCAAGGGCCTGGCCGCGCTGCTCGTGCTCGGGCTCTCCGGTGCGCCCGCGGCGGATGTGGCCAAGGTGCCCGTGGAGTTCATTGAGCTGCTGGGGATAAGGCAGAGCCTCTCGCCCTCCAGGAACAGTGGCCTGCTCAACATGCTCAACCTCATGAAGCGCAAGGCCCTCGAGATCGCTGCAGACGCTGGTGGTGATTCGACGACGAGCCAACAATCAGCCCAGGAAGTTGCTGAACCACGTGCTGAGGGCATGGAGAACAAAGGGTCCGAATTTGCGGCATTCGGTGCGCAAGAGGATGAGAAATTGGTGGCAGATATGCCTAGTCAGGAGGAACAATTGGAGGAAGTGCCAGATAATTTTGTTGAAGGGAATGGTTCTTCTTTGGGGGGTGGGAGGAAAGAGAGGATAAGGGAGAGTCTGGAGCGCGCACTTTCGCCCGTGGAGTTGGAGATTGAGGACATATCGCACCTCCACAAGGGCCATGCTGGGGTGGCAGGGAGCAACGGGGAGACACATTTCAATGTGAGGGTGGTGTCGAAGGAATTTGAGGGGAAGAGCTTGCTCAAGAGGCACAGGGCTGTGTATGATCTCCTGCAGGATGAGCTTAAGGCTGGGTTGCACGCACTGTCAATCGATGCAAAGACTCCATCCGAAGTTTAG
- the LOC112894678 gene encoding pentatricopeptide repeat-containing protein At3g22690-like: MSRGTSMNNLSLLSPTTSGFPSSPRPSKPVSNATALRCRAALSGDTALRSFRAHHLAGRALDANPALLPALAACARLPAAAAEAEQIHALLVKCGVPRAVPDVHACTSLVRAYARLGRVWDARKVFDGMPDRTVVTWNVLLDALVRADDLDAMWEVFVEMPQRNIVSWNTIITGFARLGWAQEAVDLFVEMSVVYGLAPDEVTMVGFISAVRDIGLLGLGRSAHGYVLRRELSLDGALGVALINMYTRCGSMGAAHSCFSSVNNKNVEHWTSVIAGFAAHGSPEMALSLFGEMRQLGIEPNGVTFVAVLNACSHGGLVDEGFKYFSLMRSMDIKPTIQHYGCLVDLLGRAGLLEEAFHLASNLPEDPGFVIWSSLLAACRSHGNVEMAELVASRLADTKPSHGSSYVLLSNTYARAKQWEDLKKTRMRMEEHGVTKKPGLSWIEVDGSVHSFATADKWHTECESIYQMLEDLKHNLTSAPYEPEPLALCEQL; the protein is encoded by the coding sequence ATGAGCCGAGGCACTTCCATGAACAATCTCTCGTTGCTTTCCCCCACTACCTCAGGTTTCCCGTCAAGTCCCCGACCCTCCAAGCCTGTCTCCAACGCCACCGCTCTCCGATGCCGCGCTGCGCTCTCAGGCGACACCGCGCTCCGCTCGTTCCGCGCGCACCACCTCGCGGGGCGAGCCCTCGACGCCAACCCGGCGCTGCTACCCGCgctcgccgcctgcgcgcgtctgcccgccgccgcggctgaGGCCGAGCAGATCCACGCACTCCTCGTCAAGTGCGGCGTTCCGCGGGCCGTCCCCGACGTCCACGCGTGCACCTCCCTAGTCCGCGCATACGCGCGGCTCGGCCGCGTGTGGGACGCGCGGAAGGTGTTCGACGGAATGCCGGACAGGACGGTGGTCACCTGGAACGTCCTGCTCGATGCGCTTGTCAGAGCCGACGACTTGGATGCTATGTGGGAGGTGTTTGTGGAAATGCCACAGCGCAATATAGTTTCTTGGAACACCATAATTACTGGGTTTGCAAGGCTCGGGTGGGCGCAGGAGGCAGTGGACTTGTTTGTCGAGATGTCCGTGGTTTATGGTCTGGCACCAGATGAGGTCACAATGGTTGGGTTCATATCAGCGGTCCGTGACATTGGTCTGCTTGGACTTGGGAGGAGTGCGCATGGGTATGTTCTTCGGCGAGAGTTATCACTCGATGGTGCCCTTGGTGTTGCGCTGATCAACATGTACACAAGGTGCGGGAGCATGGGTGCTGCACACAGTTGCTTCTCAAGCGTCAACAACAAGAACGTGGAGCATTGGACGTCTGTCATCGCTGGTTTTGCAGCACATGGCTCCCCAGAGATGGCACTATCATTGTTCGGTGAGATGAGGCAACTGGGCATTGAGCCTAATGGTGTCACCTTTGTGGCCGTCTTGAACGCCTGCAGCCATGGCGGGCTTGTCGATGAAGGCTTCAAGTACTTCAGCCTAATGAGGAGCATGGACATCAAGCCAACGATCCAGCACTATGGCTGCTTGGTTGATCTTCTTGGCCGTGCTGGGCTCTTGGAGGAGGCCTTTCATCTTGCCAGCAATCTACCGGAAGATCCTGGTTTTGTAATCTGGAGCTCGCTACTAGCAGCCTGCCGTAGCCATGGCAATGTCGAGATGGCAGAGCTGGTTGCTTCAAGGCTGGCAGACACAAAACCAAGTCATGGCAGCTCGTATGTGCTGCTATCGAACACATATGCACGAGCGAAACAATGGGAGGACTTGAAGAAGACGAGGATGAGGATGGAGGAGCATGGAGTAACGAAGAAGCCTGGGCTTAGCTGGATCGAGGTAGATGGAAGTGTGCATTCCTTTGCCACTGCAGACAAGTGGCATACGGAATGCGAGAGTATTTATCAGATGTTGGAAGATTTGAAACATAATTTGACATCAGCTCCATACGAACCCGAACCATTGGCTCTCTGTGAACAACTGTAA
- the LOC112892779 gene encoding organelle RRM domain-containing protein 1, chloroplastic, translated as MDAVLPPLLIGGVLSVSVSTSTKAASRAISAPHRSPSALRSTARHRSRHRFPLLATASESPSTPLAAALSESHSRSPSRWVVVMDSPPAAAGGSGVSRAEAVDYYASTLAGVVGSEKEAQMRMYEASWEGSYEFRCEIDEEASKELAKMPGVLSVRPDMDHKLEMDNDGLSLSAANLVSISDGASKSSSGRNEFWLVRMEKPGVEVVTKAQMVDHYTQILMKVLGNEQDAQVSIYHISWERDYGFCCHIDEECAKELADVPGVLSVRPDTNFESDNKDYKGNDGFKSSEGTGAVDIKTKRLFVTGLSFYTSEKTLRAAFQPFGELVEVKIIMDKISKRSKGYAFIEYTTEEAGGAALKAMNGQIINGWMIVVDAAKTRSRDHQSGRPNQTFRPPYHTR; from the exons atgGACGCCGTGCTACCACCCCTCCTCATCGGCGGTGTACTCTCCGTCTCCGTCTCCACCTCCACCAAAGCCGCCAGCCGAGCCATTTCAGCCCCCCACCGCTCGCCCTCCGCACTCCGTTCCACCGCTCGCCATCGGAGCCGCCACCGCTTCCCCCTCCTCGCCACTGCTTCAGAGTCGCCTTCCACCCCGCTAGCCGCCGCTTTGTCTGAGAGCCACTCGCGTTCTCCCTCAAGGTGGGTAGTGGTGATGGATAGCCCCCCGGCGGCCGCGGGAGGCAGCGGGGTCTCCCGCGCGGAGGCTGTGGATTATTACGCCTCCACACTGGCCGGGGTTGTGGGGAG TGAGAAGGAGGCGCAGATGCGCATGTACGAGGCTTCGTGGGAGGGGAGCTACGAGTTCCGCTGTGAGATCGATGAGGAAGCGTCAAAGGAGCTTGCAA AGATGCCTGGAGTATTATCTGTTCGTCCAGATATGGATCATAAATTGGAGATGGATAATGATGGTTTGAGTCTCTCGGCAGCCAACCTTGTAAGCATAAGCGATGGTGCTTCTAAATCTTCAAGTGGGAGAAATGAGTTTTGGCTTGTTCGAATGGAGAAGCCTGGAGTTGAAGTCGTAACAAAGGCACAAATGGTGGACCACTATACCCAAATCCTTATGAAAGTATTGGGGAA CGAACAGGATGCCCAAGTTAGCATATATCACATTTCATGGGAAAGGGATTATGGTTTCTGCTGTCACATTGATGAAGAATGTGCAAAGGAGTTGGCTG ATGTTCCTGGGGTGTTATCTGTTCGACCAGATACAAACTTTGAATCAGACAACAAAGATTATAAAG GTAACGATGGCTTCAAATCATCTGAAGGGACTGGAGCAGTCGATATCAAAACTAAAAGGCTCTTTGTCACAG GGCTTTCATTTTATACATCTGAGAAAACTTTACGGGCAGCCTTTCAGCCTTTCGGTGAGCTGGTAGAAG TAAAGATAATAATGGATAAGATATCTAAAAGATCAAAAGGGTATGCCTTCATAGAATACACTACTGAGGAAGCTGGAGGTGCTGCTCTGAAAGCAATGAATGGACAG ATAATAAATGGCTGGATGATAGTTGTTGATGCTGCTAAAACCAGATCAAGAGACCATCAATCCGGTCGACCTAATCAAACTTTTCGACCACCCTATCATACGAGATGA